In Gemmata obscuriglobus, a single genomic region encodes these proteins:
- a CDS encoding ISAs1 family transposase, with protein MSYTHGDVPGQHLVAAYAPAVEAVLAQVRVDSKTNEHKAALGLLGILPLQGKVVVGDAMFCQRDLAEQVIDRGGDYLLVVKGNQSGLEVDIEGGFAFETAARGLAAATSP; from the coding sequence ATGTCGTACACCCATGGTGATGTGCCCGGTCAACATCTCGTCGCCGCCTATGCTCCGGCCGTTGAAGCCGTACTCGCCCAGGTTCGCGTTGACTCCAAGACCAACGAACACAAGGCGGCTCTGGGATTGTTGGGGATCCTGCCGCTCCAGGGCAAAGTTGTGGTCGGCGATGCGATGTTCTGCCAGCGGGACCTGGCGGAACAGGTGATCGACAGGGGTGGCGATTACCTGCTCGTCGTGAAGGGCAACCAATCCGGATTGGAGGTCGATATCGAGGGCGGATTCGCCTTTGAAACGGCCGCCCGAGGGCTCGCGGCGGCCACTTCCCCCTGA
- a CDS encoding transposase, which produces MRPKRQSIRATPAHATRHLRPVLTDWLGRAVQLPKRRRTCTPEVVWRVVLFAAAFARSVAAACAAIADAPSGQAIWDCLYLTLPKRRRTLERRLRPALHAPLGKRKRAARVAIDYHRIGYFGTPNRDTTRSKGAGGTHTFHTYATACLVGGPDRYTLGLTAVGEKEPMTAVLTRLLDQVTAARVTVRVALLDKAFFSIAVMRLLQARGVPFVIPAVVRGRKPRPGVKGVGLRAVRRRGAGRYAYTHADRGTSVRVHVVIAHKSYRYRRTGGRRSKKLLYAVWRVSGSPVAIRDLYRTRFGIESSYRQLGQVRPRTSTTDGVVRLLWVAVGLILRNAWLWSRSARGLGWTLAAVCLILLADGLAPTDGENKSITTARSANKTKPPT; this is translated from the coding sequence ATGCGACCCAAACGTCAGTCTATCCGAGCCACCCCGGCCCACGCCACCCGGCACCTCCGTCCGGTCCTGACCGACTGGCTCGGCCGTGCGGTCCAACTGCCCAAGCGTCGCCGCACCTGTACACCCGAGGTGGTGTGGCGGGTGGTGCTGTTCGCCGCGGCGTTCGCCCGCTCGGTGGCCGCGGCCTGTGCCGCGATCGCCGACGCCCCGTCCGGGCAGGCCATCTGGGATTGCTTGTACCTCACGCTGCCCAAGCGGCGCCGCACCCTCGAGCGGCGGTTGCGGCCGGCCCTCCACGCCCCGCTCGGCAAGCGGAAGCGGGCGGCTCGGGTCGCGATCGACTACCACCGGATCGGGTACTTCGGGACGCCGAACCGGGACACCACCCGGTCCAAGGGGGCCGGCGGCACCCACACGTTCCACACGTACGCCACCGCGTGCCTCGTCGGGGGACCGGACCGGTACACGCTCGGGTTGACGGCCGTGGGCGAGAAGGAGCCGATGACCGCGGTGCTCACCCGGCTGTTGGATCAGGTGACGGCGGCACGGGTTACGGTCCGGGTCGCGCTGCTGGACAAGGCGTTCTTCTCGATCGCGGTGATGCGGTTGCTCCAGGCGCGGGGTGTGCCGTTCGTGATCCCGGCCGTGGTCCGGGGCCGCAAGCCCCGGCCCGGGGTGAAGGGGGTCGGGTTGCGGGCCGTGCGGCGGCGGGGCGCGGGTCGATATGCGTACACCCACGCGGATCGGGGCACCTCGGTGCGGGTGCACGTGGTGATCGCTCACAAGAGCTACCGGTACCGGCGGACCGGGGGCCGGCGGAGCAAGAAGTTACTGTACGCGGTGTGGCGGGTGAGCGGGAGCCCGGTGGCGATTCGGGACCTGTACCGGACCCGATTCGGGATCGAGAGCAGCTACCGCCAGTTGGGGCAGGTTCGGCCCCGGACCTCGACCACCGATGGGGTCGTGCGACTCCTGTGGGTGGCCGTCGGGCTGATCCTGCGTAACGCCTGGTTGTGGTCCCGCTCAGCCCGCGGCCTCGGGTGGACACTGGCGGCGGTATGCCTGATACTGTTGGCCGATGGGCTGGCACCTACAGATGGCGAAAATAAGTCCATTACTACTGCACGATCGGCCAACAAAACCAAGCCGCCAACTTGA
- a CDS encoding TIGR02996 domain-containing protein gives MSDEAAFLAAIRAAPTDDLPRLVYADWLDEHDRAGGGFLRAECEFAALAPSDPCREAMQGRLREASLGVDPDWLASISRAPVEGCGVEFRFRCPKQWEQLQPTAEEGVRFCGQCRQKVFFCSSIEIAQTHASLGECVAVDPRLARKPRDLESSVWESGRFVMGMPLADDEEPDPKSEEPPLPPSRRRG, from the coding sequence ATGAGCGACGAGGCTGCATTCCTGGCAGCGATTCGAGCTGCCCCGACGGACGACCTGCCGCGATTGGTCTACGCCGACTGGCTGGACGAACACGACCGGGCCGGAGGCGGCTTCCTCCGCGCCGAGTGCGAATTCGCCGCGCTTGCCCCCTCCGATCCGTGCCGGGAGGCGATGCAGGGTCGCCTGCGGGAGGCCAGTCTCGGTGTTGATCCTGACTGGCTCGCGTCGATCAGTCGTGCCCCGGTCGAGGGCTGTGGGGTCGAGTTCCGGTTCCGCTGTCCGAAGCAGTGGGAGCAACTCCAGCCAACGGCCGAGGAGGGCGTCCGCTTCTGCGGCCAGTGCCGGCAGAAGGTGTTCTTCTGCTCAAGCATCGAGATCGCTCAGACGCATGCGTCCCTCGGGGAGTGCGTGGCTGTCGATCCGCGGCTCGCTCGCAAACCGCGAGATCTGGAGTCGTCGGTCTGGGAGTCAGGCAGGTTTGTCATGGGCATGCCGCTCGCCGACGACGAGGAGCCAGACCCGAAGAGTGAGGAGCCACCGCTTCCGCCAAGTCGGCGGAGAGGATAA
- a CDS encoding Imm1 family immunity protein, whose translation MLTRAAAAEACDLWVLLDRGTRHRTWLGRLLSLPARDIEPCFWLGKAGGVAVLMFLDGAWSEYRATDPDGPAPATEAQRMALSCEEPTPAPPESCLRAERAFAAAAEYLVRGERPRWLVYQYVR comes from the coding sequence GTGTTGACGCGAGCGGCGGCGGCCGAGGCGTGCGATCTGTGGGTACTCCTCGACCGCGGCACACGTCATCGGACTTGGCTGGGTCGGCTGCTCAGTCTGCCAGCCCGCGACATCGAGCCGTGCTTCTGGCTCGGTAAGGCGGGCGGGGTAGCGGTCCTGATGTTCCTTGATGGGGCGTGGAGCGAGTACCGGGCCACCGACCCGGATGGCCCCGCGCCGGCGACCGAGGCCCAGCGGATGGCGCTGTCGTGCGAGGAGCCGACGCCGGCCCCGCCGGAGTCGTGCCTGCGGGCGGAGCGTGCCTTCGCGGCGGCCGCCGAGTACTTGGTGCGGGGCGAGCGGCCGAGGTGGTTGGTGTACCAGTATGTGCGATAG